A window of Punica granatum isolate Tunisia-2019 chromosome 8, ASM765513v2, whole genome shotgun sequence genomic DNA:
TTAACCGAATAACTCAAGGATGGCCACAAGGACGACATACTCTGTATCTCCAGTAAATATCAATTGAACTGTCTATCCTATTTTTATGAAGGCAAGGTACCGCATTCGGGATGAACTCTATAGTTTACAGGATAGTAATTACTCTTCCACTGGAAACGACACGTAGAATGGATAACAGAAAGCTAGAATCAACTGATATCTATCAAGAAACCGAATAGAGAACCTATGAATAATAGCTCATGTATATGAATTATGAACATATGAACAATAGCTTCCACGATTCTTCAGCTAGCCTTGCTTTGTGTCCGAGTATACCAAATCATGAATCTCCTCTAGTGTATGGGGTATGCAGGTACGCAGCATCGCTAATGAAAGGGATGCTCACGTACATGCCGGCAAGGGCACTTCTCACGCACTCCAGCAAGAGAATGATGTAGGTGAAACCCACCATTGCCCAGTACTGCATCCCGAACGTCCCCTGGTAGTTTATCAGCGGCATGAAGTTGCTCACATGCCACACTATCTGCAACACATTCTCCAACAACAGCCCCATCATCACATGGTACCTGAAGAAGTGGGGCCACTGCTTATTCCTCACGACTCCGACGTAGAGAGCAAAACAATAGACCATCAAGAACCAGCTCGGGAGCCTCCTAATCGCTCCCGGGATATAGTAACTCAAGAATTCAAACTGTTCATAGCGCTCCATCAGAGGCTGGAAAAAGAAGGCGGCGTCCGATAACTGCAGAGCCATCAAGTAAGGGACGCATGCCAAAGTCCTCCACCACCACTCTGGCTTCTTCGTGACCTCCGGATAGGGGATTCTGTATGGGAAGTCCATGTACGCCCTTGGGCAGCAGCGCTTTCGCAGCTTCACGAGGACAACTTTACGTGGCCCTTCACTTTCGTCCCTTCCAGTCCCAAAAAATGATGCCGGAGCAACCGAAGATCGCGAGACAGGTTTACCTGGCAAATTTGTATCCGTAAACAGTTAAAACAAAATGaacattattattcagactaaTCGGAAAGTGGCATAACAGATGGCTTTGCTTTCACAGCTCATGCATTATCCATTTTACAGGACAACCAACCTTCATTCGGTTTACCGCCCACTGTTGACACATACACATGCCCACACGCGAAATACATAACCTATAAGATTATgctatgcatatatatattagaaagaTACAGAGCTCCACATTCACATTCGATACATACGCTGAAGTTCCGCATCTCTTGAAGATACTTCAAGCTTCAGGGATGAATAAGAGTCACCACGTCGGCCAAAATGGCAGCTGGAGGATGTTGGCTTGAATCTGGCTCCGGGATTCTTCATCCATTGTCTATGTCTGTGGTTGGCATACCACCTAACCAACGAGAAGTTCAGAAAAGAAGCAAAATATATGCTATAGGGTCGATACCACAAAACAATAGTCAAGTTGGTAATACGTGAAGAAAGAAAGACGCTAGGACCTAAACAAAACTAAGCACCTCAGTGAGTCGTCCGTGTTTTAGCAAGGGCCTGTATTATCAAAATCATCAATTAGCAAAGGCCGATATGATCATAATCATCAATTAGCAAAGGCCGGTATGATCATAATCATCAATTAACACGGTACTTGTGGCTAAGCTAGTGAGAACAAAAACCAGCATTATTATATGCAGAAAGGTCTCTGAAAGCTAGTTTACTCGGGATCTGAATTCAAAGGTAAGCAATATGATAGGCTAATTTCTGCATCCCTTATTTGTACTAGAAAAAATTCACAGGCGTACTTCGGACTCAGGTCTATCCTCAACTTAAAAGCTTAAGTTAATAGATTGTTAGatcattatctcttataaacctatggattttcactcaacttttccatgtggaTTACCTCCAATACCCGtcctcaccattctccatatagacGAGAAACCGTCCCAACAATTCTCCCCCTTTTCGATTATGTGGAGGACTTTGTCGTAATCCTCATAATACGACGACAAACAACATACTGGACACAACTAACTTTAAGTCGGGCTTCCACTTCCGGACttggataccaattgttaggacCTTCACTAGCCACAAGTTCCACACTCAGGCCTATTGTGGTGTGAGCTTTCCACGCATAGCATGTGCACTTTTCCAGGATTGTTACATTGGgttctgataccacttgttgggaaaAATTCACATGTCTACTTCAGACTCGGGTCTATCCGCAAGTCAATAGGTCGTTAGACATTTGTctcttataaatttataaatttcttctcaacttttccatgtggaATTATATCCAAC
This region includes:
- the LOC116188605 gene encoding protein TIC 20-IV, chloroplastic-like, which gives rise to MPMACVPDVIQKTTTPSLAPVILAANATSQWYANHRHRQWMKNPGARFKPTSSSCHFGRRGDSYSSLKLEVSSRDAELQRKPVSRSSVAPASFFGTGRDESEGPRKVVLVKLRKRCCPRAYMDFPYRIPYPEVTKKPEWWWRTLACVPYLMALQLSDAAFFFQPLMERYEQFEFLSYYIPGAIRRLPSWFLMVYCFALYVGVVRNKQWPHFFRYHVMMGLLLENVLQIVWHVSNFMPLINYQGTFGMQYWAMVGFTYIILLLECVRSALAGMYVSIPFISDAAYLHTPYTRGDS